In Anaerostipes hadrus ATCC 29173 = JCM 17467, a single genomic region encodes these proteins:
- the gltB gene encoding glutamate synthase large subunit, producing MDMKQTNQIPGLYDPSFEHDNCGIGACVNIKGVKNHQTVDNALKIVETLEHRAGKDAAGETGDGVGIMLQISHKFFSKACKAANINIGKEREYGIGMFFFPNDELRLRQAKKMFEIIVEKEGMTFLGWREVPTTPTVLGKKALECMPKILQGFVAKPADVEKGLDFDRKLYIARKVFEQSNEESYVVSLSSRTIVYKGMFLVGQLRTFFNDLQDSDYESAIALVHSRFSTNTTPSWEKAHPYRFIVHNGEINTIRGNADKMLAREENMESEYLKNEMHKLIPVVNPNGSDSARLDNTLEFLVMSGMDLPHAIMITIPEPWENNKVISQEKRDFYQYYATMMEPWDGPASIIFTDGDQVGAVLDRNGLRPSRYYITDDDQLILSSEIGVLDIDPTKIVVKERLHPGKMLLVDTIKGKVIADDVVKEKYAEKEPYGEWLDSNLLELKDLKIPNEPVPTYGAEEREKLMKAFGYTYEDIRTAILPMALNGSEAIAAMGNDTPLAVLSNRHQPLFNYFKQLFAQVTNPPIDAIREELVTSTTVYVGKEGNILDEKPENCRVLKVHNPILTDTDLLKIKSMNKKGFEVVELPITYYKNTSLEKALDRLFVEADRAYRDGANIIILSDRGVDENHVAIPSLLAVSAMHQYLIKTKRRTSVALILESGEPREVHHFATLLGYGACAVNPYLALQGIKKLIDENMLQKDYYAAVEDYTNAILHGIVKIASKMGISTLQSYQGSQIFEAIGINSDVIEKYFTNTVSRVEGISLKDLEADVDARHGAAFDPLGLENDLTLESAGSHKYRSGKEQHLYNPQTIHTLQVATRTGSYDLFKQYTDMIDKELEPGNLRGLMEFDYPEKGIPIEEVESVDSIVKRFKTGAMSYGSISGEAHETLAIAMNKLGGKSNSGEGGERPERLKVGRDGLNRCSAIKQVASGRFGVTSEYLVSAKEIQIKMAQGAKPGEGGHLPGKKVYPWIAKTRHSTAGVSLISPPPHHDIYSIEDLAQLIYDCKNANRDARISVKLVSEAGVGTVASGVAKAGAQVILISGYDGGTGAAPKNSIYNAGLPWELGLAEAHQNLIMNDLRNKVIVETDGKLMSGRDVAIAAMLGAEEFGFATAPLVTLGCVMMRVCNLDTCPVGVATQNPELRKKFAGKPEYVINFMKFIAQELREYMAKLGVATVDELVGRTDLLKPNAKAAEKHVDLSRILGYKYDPAQKMDYNHKNVYDFKLEQTADMKVLMKELMPALEKKQKKSIQLDVTNIDRTFGTIFGSEITKHWGEQALEDDTYVVKCNGAGGQSFGAFIPKGLTLQLVGDSNDYFGKGLSGGKLILCPPTGIKFKAEDNIIVGNVALYGATSGKAFINGVAGERFCVRNSGATAVVEGVGDHGCEYMTGGRVLVLGPTGKNFAAGMSGGVAYVLDEDSKLYKNLNKEMVSVETVTSKYDVIELKDMLKEHVAYTNSEKGKEILKDFEQYLPKFKKIMPNDYKAMLNLIVQMEERGLSSEQAKMEAFNIKANAGK from the coding sequence ATGGATATGAAACAGACAAATCAAATTCCTGGATTATATGATCCAAGTTTTGAGCACGATAACTGCGGTATCGGTGCCTGTGTAAATATTAAGGGAGTTAAGAATCATCAGACAGTAGATAATGCATTGAAGATTGTTGAGACATTAGAGCACCGTGCAGGTAAAGATGCAGCAGGAGAGACAGGAGATGGTGTAGGAATCATGCTTCAGATTTCTCATAAGTTCTTTAGCAAAGCCTGTAAGGCAGCCAATATCAATATTGGAAAAGAAAGAGAATATGGAATCGGAATGTTCTTCTTCCCGAATGATGAATTGAGACTTCGTCAGGCGAAGAAGATGTTTGAGATCATCGTTGAGAAGGAAGGAATGACATTCCTTGGATGGAGAGAAGTTCCTACAACACCAACAGTTCTTGGTAAGAAAGCATTAGAATGCATGCCAAAGATCTTACAGGGATTTGTAGCAAAACCTGCGGATGTTGAAAAAGGACTTGATTTTGATCGTAAATTATATATCGCAAGAAAAGTATTTGAACAGAGTAATGAAGAATCATACGTTGTTTCATTATCCAGCAGAACGATCGTATATAAAGGTATGTTCTTAGTTGGACAGCTTCGTACATTTTTTAACGATCTTCAGGATTCAGATTATGAATCAGCGATCGCACTTGTGCATTCACGATTCAGTACTAATACGACACCAAGCTGGGAGAAAGCTCATCCATATCGTTTTATCGTACATAATGGAGAAATCAATACCATCCGTGGTAACGCCGATAAGATGCTTGCCAGAGAAGAAAATATGGAATCAGAATATCTTAAAAATGAGATGCACAAACTGATCCCAGTCGTAAATCCAAATGGATCTGACTCTGCGAGACTTGATAATACATTAGAGTTCTTAGTTATGAGCGGTATGGATCTTCCGCATGCGATCATGATCACAATCCCAGAACCATGGGAAAATAATAAAGTTATTTCTCAGGAAAAACGTGATTTCTATCAATATTATGCAACGATGATGGAACCATGGGATGGACCAGCATCTATCATTTTCACAGATGGTGATCAGGTAGGAGCAGTACTTGACCGTAATGGACTTCGTCCATCAAGATATTACATCACAGATGATGATCAGCTGATCTTGTCTTCTGAGATCGGAGTTCTTGACATCGACCCAACAAAGATCGTAGTGAAAGAAAGACTTCATCCAGGAAAGATGTTGTTAGTTGATACGATCAAAGGAAAAGTGATCGCAGATGATGTAGTGAAAGAAAAATACGCAGAGAAAGAGCCATATGGTGAATGGCTAGACAGTAATCTGTTAGAATTGAAAGATTTAAAGATTCCAAATGAACCAGTTCCAACATATGGAGCAGAAGAACGCGAAAAATTGATGAAAGCATTCGGATATACTTATGAAGATATCCGTACAGCAATCCTTCCAATGGCGTTAAATGGATCTGAAGCAATCGCAGCCATGGGAAATGATACACCACTTGCAGTATTATCCAATCGTCATCAGCCATTATTTAATTATTTCAAACAGTTATTTGCACAGGTAACAAACCCTCCAATTGATGCGATCCGTGAGGAACTTGTAACATCAACAACAGTTTATGTTGGAAAAGAAGGTAATATTTTAGACGAGAAACCAGAGAACTGCCGCGTATTAAAAGTACACAATCCAATTCTTACAGATACAGATCTGTTAAAGATCAAATCTATGAATAAAAAAGGATTTGAGGTTGTAGAACTTCCTATTACATACTACAAGAATACATCTCTTGAGAAAGCCTTAGATCGCTTGTTTGTAGAGGCAGACAGAGCATACAGAGATGGAGCGAATATCATTATCCTATCTGATAGAGGAGTCGATGAAAACCATGTGGCAATCCCTTCTTTATTAGCAGTATCAGCAATGCATCAGTATCTGATCAAGACAAAGAGACGTACATCTGTTGCACTGATCTTAGAGAGCGGGGAACCAAGAGAAGTTCATCATTTTGCAACACTGTTAGGATATGGTGCATGTGCAGTGAACCCATATCTTGCATTACAGGGAATTAAGAAACTGATCGATGAAAATATGCTTCAGAAAGATTATTACGCAGCTGTTGAAGATTATACAAATGCAATCCTTCATGGAATCGTTAAGATCGCATCTAAGATGGGTATTTCAACATTACAGTCTTATCAGGGATCACAGATCTTTGAAGCAATTGGTATCAATTCTGATGTGATCGAAAAATATTTTACAAATACAGTCAGCAGAGTTGAAGGTATTTCCTTAAAAGACTTAGAAGCAGATGTAGATGCAAGACATGGAGCAGCGTTCGATCCATTGGGATTAGAAAATGATCTGACACTGGAAAGTGCAGGAAGTCACAAATATAGAAGTGGAAAAGAACAACATCTATACAATCCACAGACGATTCATACACTTCAGGTTGCAACAAGAACAGGAAGTTATGATCTGTTTAAACAATATACCGATATGATTGATAAGGAATTAGAACCAGGAAACTTAAGAGGTTTAATGGAATTTGATTATCCAGAAAAGGGTATTCCAATTGAGGAAGTAGAAAGCGTTGACTCTATCGTTAAACGTTTCAAGACAGGAGCGATGTCTTACGGATCTATTTCTGGAGAAGCACATGAGACACTGGCAATTGCCATGAATAAATTAGGTGGTAAATCAAACAGTGGTGAAGGTGGAGAAAGACCTGAGAGATTAAAAGTCGGAAGAGATGGATTAAACCGTTGTTCAGCGATCAAACAGGTTGCATCTGGACGATTCGGAGTAACAAGTGAATATTTAGTAAGTGCAAAAGAGATTCAGATCAAGATGGCACAGGGAGCAAAACCAGGAGAAGGTGGACATCTTCCAGGTAAGAAAGTTTATCCATGGATTGCGAAAACTCGTCATTCAACAGCCGGTGTAAGCTTAATTTCCCCACCACCTCATCATGATATTTACTCTATCGAGGACTTGGCACAGTTAATTTATGATTGTAAGAATGCAAACAGAGATGCAAGAATTTCTGTAAAACTTGTATCTGAAGCAGGAGTCGGAACAGTTGCATCTGGTGTAGCGAAAGCCGGAGCACAGGTTATTTTGATTTCTGGTTATGATGGTGGTACAGGAGCTGCTCCTAAAAACTCCATCTACAATGCAGGACTTCCTTGGGAGCTTGGACTTGCAGAAGCACATCAGAATCTGATCATGAATGATCTTCGTAATAAAGTTATCGTTGAGACAGATGGTAAGTTAATGAGTGGACGTGATGTGGCGATCGCAGCAATGCTTGGAGCGGAAGAATTTGGCTTTGCAACAGCACCACTTGTAACACTTGGATGTGTTATGATGAGAGTATGTAACTTAGATACATGCCCAGTCGGAGTTGCAACACAGAATCCAGAACTTCGTAAAAAATTCGCAGGAAAACCTGAATATGTTATAAACTTCATGAAGTTTATTGCTCAGGAATTAAGAGAATACATGGCGAAATTAGGAGTAGCTACAGTTGATGAATTAGTCGGACGTACAGACTTATTAAAACCAAATGCAAAAGCGGCTGAAAAACATGTAGATCTTTCAAGGATTCTTGGATATAAATATGATCCAGCACAGAAGATGGATTACAACCACAAGAATGTATATGATTTCAAACTGGAGCAGACAGCAGATATGAAAGTGCTGATGAAAGAATTAATGCCAGCACTCGAAAAGAAACAGAAGAAGAGTATTCAGCTTGATGTTACAAATATTGACCGTACTTTCGGAACGATCTTTGGATCAGAGATCACAAAGCACTGGGGTGAACAGGCATTAGAAGATGACACATATGTTGTAAAATGTAACGGAGCTGGTGGACAGAGTTTCGGAGCCTTCATTCCAAAAGGTCTGACATTACAGTTAGTCGGAGACAGCAATGACTACTTCGGAAAAGGACTTTCTGGCGGTAAATTAATCCTTTGTCCTCCAACAGGAATCAAATTCAAAGCAGAAGATAACATCATCGTAGGTAACGTTGCATTATATGGAGCTACAAGTGGTAAAGCATTTATCAATGGTGTTGCTGGAGAACGTTTCTGTGTCAGAAACTCAGGAGCTACAGCGGTCGTTGAGGGTGTTGGAGATCACGGATGTGAATATATGACAGGTGGTCGTGTTCTTGTTCTTGGACCAACAGGAAAGAACTTCGCAGCTGGTATGAGTGGTGGAGTTGCTTATGTATTAGATGAAGACAGTAAGTTATATAAGAACTTAAATAAAGAAATGGTTTCAGTAGAAACTGTAACATCCAAATATGACGTTATTGAATTAAAAGATATGTTAAAAGAACATGTTGCATATACAAATTCCGAAAAAGGAAAAGAAATTCTAAAAGACTTTGAACAGTATCTGCCTAAATTTAAGAAGATCATGCCAAATGATTACAAAGCAATGTTAAATCTGATCGTTCAGATGGAAGAACGTGGATTAAGCAGTGAACAGGCAAAGATGGAAGCATTTAATATCAAGGCAAATGCAGGAAAATAG
- a CDS encoding glutamate synthase subunit beta, which translates to MGKPTGFLDYEREDARAESPKERIKHFNEFHIPLSREEQQKQGARCMDCGVPFCQSGKVLLNGMASGCPLNNLVPEWNDLIYTGNWEQAYLRLKKTNPFPEFTGRVCPALCENACTCGLNGNPVCSKQNELSIIEYGYKHGLAKARPPKFRTGKKVAVIGSGPSGLSAANSLNKRGHEVTVYERSDRLGGLLMYGIPNMKLEKHIVERKIAIMKEEGIHFVTNANVGKDIKPEQLKKDYDAVVLACGSSNPRNIEVPGREAKGIYFAVDFLKSTTKSLLDSGLKDKKYISAKGKNVIVIGGGDTGNDCVGTSIRHGAKSVTQLEMMPKLPDERAENNPWPEWPRICKTDYGQEEAIAVFGHDPRIYQTTVKEFKMNKKGEVTKAVLVNLESKKDEKTGRMMMVPVEGSEKEIPADLVLIAAGFLGSEAYVTEAFGVKVNQRTNVETKPDSFATNVENIFTAGDMHRGQSLVVWAIREGRDAAREVDKQLMGYTNL; encoded by the coding sequence ATGGGAAAACCAACTGGATTTTTAGATTATGAAAGAGAAGACGCCCGTGCAGAATCTCCGAAAGAACGAATCAAACATTTTAACGAATTTCATATTCCTCTTTCAAGAGAAGAACAGCAGAAACAGGGTGCAAGATGTATGGACTGCGGAGTACCATTCTGTCAGTCAGGAAAAGTATTATTGAATGGAATGGCATCTGGTTGCCCACTTAACAACTTGGTGCCAGAGTGGAATGACTTGATCTATACAGGAAACTGGGAACAGGCATACTTAAGACTTAAGAAAACAAATCCATTTCCAGAGTTTACCGGACGTGTATGTCCGGCACTCTGTGAGAATGCCTGTACATGTGGATTAAATGGGAATCCTGTATGTTCCAAACAAAATGAATTAAGTATCATCGAGTATGGATACAAACATGGATTAGCTAAAGCCAGACCACCAAAATTCCGTACAGGAAAGAAAGTTGCAGTGATCGGTTCTGGACCTTCTGGATTATCTGCAGCCAACTCTTTAAACAAACGTGGACATGAAGTTACAGTGTACGAACGTTCTGACCGTCTTGGTGGATTGTTAATGTATGGAATTCCAAATATGAAATTGGAAAAACATATCGTAGAACGTAAGATTGCGATCATGAAAGAAGAAGGAATTCACTTTGTGACGAATGCAAACGTTGGAAAAGATATCAAACCAGAACAGTTAAAGAAAGATTACGATGCAGTAGTTTTAGCTTGCGGATCATCAAATCCAAGAAATATCGAAGTTCCTGGACGTGAAGCAAAAGGAATTTATTTTGCGGTTGATTTCTTAAAATCCACAACAAAGAGTCTGTTAGATTCTGGATTAAAAGACAAGAAATATATCTCTGCCAAAGGAAAGAATGTTATTGTTATCGGTGGTGGAGATACAGGAAATGACTGCGTTGGTACATCCATTCGTCATGGAGCGAAGAGTGTTACTCAGCTAGAGATGATGCCAAAACTTCCGGATGAACGTGCAGAGAACAATCCATGGCCAGAATGGCCAAGAATCTGTAAAACAGATTATGGACAGGAAGAAGCGATCGCGGTTTTTGGACATGATCCACGTATCTACCAGACAACAGTCAAAGAATTCAAAATGAATAAAAAAGGCGAAGTCACAAAAGCTGTTTTAGTAAATCTTGAAAGCAAAAAAGATGAAAAGACAGGAAGAATGATGATGGTTCCAGTGGAAGGATCTGAAAAAGAGATTCCAGCAGATCTTGTACTGATAGCAGCAGGATTCTTAGGAAGTGAAGCTTATGTCACAGAAGCTTTTGGGGTTAAAGTTAACCAGAGAACAAATGTAGAAACAAAACCAGATAGTTTTGCGACAAATGTAGAAAATATCTTTACTGCAGGAGATATGCATAGAGGACAGTCACTTGTTGTATGGGCGATCCGTGAAGGAAGAGATGCAGCTCGTGAAGTTGACAAACAATTAATGGGATATACAAATCTTTAA
- a CDS encoding DUF5662 family protein, with protein MHFIGHFKTITRHKILVAKGCFKLGLYYQGIMHDMSKYSPTEFLVGVKYYQGTESPNNAERMEEGISMSWLHHKGRNKHHFEYWIDYSIDKDHPGLVGMKIPKKYMAEMFVDRVSAGKIYNGDEFDQKSPLEYFEHGIGASIMCEASRDYLLNLLRMYAEKGEKYTFAYLKNDLKNDMSGYDKISPFQQCKKNIKIG; from the coding sequence ATGCATTTTATTGGTCACTTTAAAACGATTACAAGACATAAGATTCTGGTGGCAAAAGGCTGTTTTAAACTGGGTCTTTATTATCAGGGAATTATGCACGATATGTCCAAATATTCCCCAACGGAATTTCTGGTAGGAGTGAAATATTATCAGGGAACAGAAAGTCCGAATAATGCAGAACGTATGGAGGAAGGGATTTCAATGTCATGGCTGCATCATAAAGGACGGAACAAACATCATTTTGAATATTGGATTGATTACAGCATTGATAAAGACCATCCAGGATTGGTTGGGATGAAGATTCCAAAGAAATATATGGCAGAGATGTTTGTTGATCGTGTCAGTGCAGGAAAGATTTATAATGGAGATGAATTCGATCAGAAGAGCCCGTTGGAATATTTTGAACACGGAATTGGAGCATCGATCATGTGTGAAGCATCGAGAGATTATCTGTTAAACTTGCTTAGAATGTATGCAGAAAAAGGTGAAAAATATACGTTTGCCTACTTGAAGAATGACTTGAAGAATGACATGAGTGGATATGATAAGATCTCACCATTTCAACAATGTAAAAAAAATATTAAGATTGGATAG
- a CDS encoding AI-2E family transporter, translated as MKFFKENDKTPFILVAFGIILYLVLSNLPVVFSGISYVSSVAFPFILGSCVAFIINVPMSFFERKLFYKLKKGKRSLSLIMAIVSIVGVILLVSRLIIPELVDTIFKLSNNIPEYVKEIQALLEKTSMNKPMVHKYVNQITFDWDKISGELITFLQDGATSMLNSTVSAITDVVQFIVSFALGFVFALNALLQKEKLSMQVKKVLVAFLPERVAKYIVRVGRLSNNAFSSFLSGQCLEAVILGCLIFASMKLLGLPYAVLIAVFIGVMSLIPIIGGFIGCWVGVLLIFMVDWKQAIIFIIMFVVVQQFEGNVIYPHVVGNSVGLPAIWVLVAVTIGGNIAGIVGMIFSIPFCSVLYQLFSEIVNKQIKKKNVDIP; from the coding sequence TTGAAATTTTTTAAAGAGAATGATAAAACGCCATTTATCTTAGTGGCGTTTGGGATTATCTTATATCTTGTGTTAAGTAATCTTCCAGTTGTATTTTCAGGAATATCTTATGTAAGCTCAGTGGCATTTCCGTTTATTTTAGGAAGTTGTGTTGCCTTTATCATCAATGTTCCAATGAGTTTCTTTGAAAGGAAATTGTTTTATAAGTTAAAAAAAGGAAAGCGTTCATTGAGCCTTATTATGGCAATCGTTAGTATTGTGGGTGTGATCTTGTTAGTATCACGATTGATCATTCCAGAATTGGTAGATACAATATTTAAGTTATCAAACAATATTCCTGAATATGTAAAAGAGATACAAGCCCTATTAGAGAAAACATCAATGAATAAACCAATGGTACATAAATATGTGAATCAGATCACGTTTGACTGGGATAAGATCAGTGGAGAGTTGATCACATTTTTACAAGACGGCGCAACAAGTATGCTAAATTCAACGGTAAGTGCGATTACGGATGTTGTGCAATTTATTGTAAGTTTTGCATTGGGATTTGTATTTGCACTCAATGCATTGCTTCAGAAAGAAAAATTATCAATGCAGGTGAAAAAGGTATTGGTCGCTTTTTTACCGGAACGGGTTGCGAAGTATATTGTACGAGTTGGAAGACTATCAAATAATGCATTTTCAAGCTTTTTATCAGGGCAGTGCTTAGAAGCTGTGATCTTAGGCTGTCTGATTTTTGCATCAATGAAACTATTAGGACTTCCATATGCGGTACTGATCGCAGTTTTTATCGGTGTGATGTCATTAATTCCGATCATTGGCGGCTTTATTGGATGCTGGGTCGGGGTCTTATTGATCTTTATGGTAGATTGGAAACAGGCTATCATTTTTATCATCATGTTCGTTGTTGTACAACAATTTGAAGGAAATGTTATCTACCCACATGTTGTAGGAAACTCTGTAGGACTTCCGGCAATATGGGTGTTAGTAGCTGTAACGATCGGTGGAAATATCGCTGGGATCGTAGGAATGATTTTTAGTATTCCGTTTTGTTCTGTCTTATATCAGCTGTTTTCTGAGATTGTGAACAAACAGATAAAGAAAAAGAATGTGGATATACCTTAA
- a CDS encoding (2Fe-2S)-binding protein yields MNRDQIICPCLDITAGQIMDAYKEGAKSVEAIKEVTGAGTACGACLDEIEELIQSL; encoded by the coding sequence ATGAATCGAGATCAGATCATCTGTCCATGCCTTGATATCACAGCAGGGCAGATTATGGATGCATACAAAGAAGGAGCGAAGAGTGTCGAAGCGATCAAAGAGGTAACGGGAGCAGGAACGGCTTGCGGAGCTTGCTTGGATGAAATTGAAGAATTAATACAGAGTTTGTAA
- a CDS encoding NUDIX hydrolase, giving the protein MSKINKITPLTNVKFLNLYELEAENKFGDTHPYYVASRKNENMMMAATKEVIPDGVVIYSLFGEKADHLIMVRQFRYPLNDYIYELPAGLIDPGESIKETAIREMKEETGLTFTPAEFDDFLSRPHFSSAGMTDETNCTVYGISTGMPNLDHLEPNEDLSVELVDKNEAKRILREENLSVKAYYLLLHFIQSDPSDPFAFLKLD; this is encoded by the coding sequence ATGAGTAAGATAAATAAAATCACACCACTAACAAATGTAAAATTTCTGAATCTTTATGAATTAGAAGCTGAAAATAAATTTGGAGATACACATCCATATTATGTTGCCAGTCGCAAGAATGAAAATATGATGATGGCTGCCACGAAAGAAGTCATTCCTGATGGCGTTGTCATTTATAGTCTGTTTGGAGAAAAAGCTGATCATCTGATCATGGTAAGACAATTTCGTTATCCTTTAAATGATTATATATATGAATTACCTGCCGGATTGATTGATCCCGGAGAATCTATCAAAGAAACTGCAATCCGTGAAATGAAAGAAGAAACAGGTCTTACGTTTACACCCGCTGAATTTGATGATTTCTTAAGTCGTCCTCATTTCTCTTCTGCTGGAATGACAGATGAGACCAATTGCACGGTTTATGGAATTTCTACTGGAATGCCTAATCTTGATCATTTAGAGCCCAATGAAGATTTATCAGTAGAGTTAGTTGATAAAAATGAAGCAAAACGTATTTTAAGAGAAGAAAATCTTTCTGTGAAAGCTTATTATCTCTTATTACATTTTATCCAAAGTGATCCCTCCGATCCTTTTGCCTTTTTAAAATTGGATTAA
- a CDS encoding DUF4362 domain-containing protein has translation MMRKKIMATILGTAMLLTAVSFTGCGKSVKDSTSAKTEKTTKETKRDEKIEIKILSKYDQIKKLLSKYPKEMTAEDTSYQGIVVIEYDSFGKGSKKLWNQFLKNVKDHKDCAIVICQYTVEGDPILQYVSNVNGKFYYVEDSTRDAYGSEKYVQYTYDYYKIYKQDGHYTAILTMDNKLTFDEAQDVRSLKTAIQLLDVKQ, from the coding sequence ATGATGAGAAAGAAAATTATGGCTACAATACTTGGTACAGCGATGCTTTTAACAGCAGTTTCTTTTACAGGTTGTGGAAAATCAGTCAAGGATTCTACAAGTGCGAAGACGGAGAAAACCACAAAAGAAACAAAAAGAGATGAGAAGATCGAAATAAAAATACTTTCAAAATATGATCAGATAAAAAAACTACTTTCAAAATATCCGAAAGAAATGACGGCAGAAGATACATCATATCAGGGAATTGTGGTAATTGAATATGATTCATTTGGCAAAGGAAGCAAAAAGCTTTGGAATCAGTTTTTAAAGAATGTAAAAGATCATAAAGATTGTGCTATCGTAATTTGTCAGTATACCGTAGAGGGAGATCCGATTCTTCAGTATGTTTCTAATGTAAATGGGAAGTTTTACTATGTAGAGGATTCTACGAGAGATGCTTATGGCAGTGAAAAATACGTACAGTATACTTATGACTACTACAAGATTTATAAACAGGATGGCCATTACACAGCAATTCTGACAATGGATAACAAACTGACATTTGATGAGGCACAGGATGTCAGAAGCTTAAAGACAGCGATACAGTTACTGGATGTTAAACAATAA
- a CDS encoding RrF2 family transcriptional regulator, with amino-acid sequence MKISTKGRYAVRLMYDLAMHHTGDWIALKDISRRQEISVKYLEQIVRQLSIRGYLKSLRGPKGGYQLSRDPKDYTIYEILKITEGSLQPVACLDDKVNQCERYHECPTIEIWEGLGQVIEEYLSGITLEDVVNKARIKGGNDYVI; translated from the coding sequence ATGAAAATTTCAACAAAGGGAAGATATGCAGTCCGTTTAATGTATGATCTTGCAATGCATCATACAGGCGATTGGATCGCATTAAAAGACATATCAAGAAGACAGGAGATATCTGTAAAATATTTGGAACAGATTGTAAGACAGTTAAGTATCAGGGGATATTTAAAGAGTTTGCGAGGACCTAAAGGAGGTTATCAGCTTTCCAGAGACCCAAAAGATTATACGATTTATGAAATCTTAAAGATAACAGAGGGAAGCTTACAGCCAGTAGCGTGTTTGGATGATAAGGTGAATCAGTGTGAACGCTACCATGAATGTCCAACGATAGAGATCTGGGAAGGATTAGGACAGGTAATTGAAGAATATTTAAGTGGAATTACATTAGAAGATGTCGTAAATAAAGCAAGAATCAAAGGTGGAAACGATTATGTGATCTAA
- the cysK gene encoding cysteine synthase A produces the protein MSNIYKNVIELIGKTPLVEVENVEKRFKLQARLLVKLDGYNPAGSAKDRIAYQMIVDAEETGKLKEGSVIIEPTSGNTGIGLAAIGASKGYRVILTMPETMSVERRNLLKAYGAEIVLTDGSQGMKGAITKAEELAEEIEDAFIAGQFVNPSNPKVHRLTTGPEIWKDTDGEVDIFIAGVGTGGTVTGVGEYLKSKKEDVKVIAVEPATSPMLSKGQAGPHKIQGIGAGFVPEVLNTEIYDEIIRVENEDAFDYGKVIAIEEGILVGISSGAALYAAIQVAKRKENKGKTIVAFLPDNGDRYLSTPLFS, from the coding sequence ATGTCAAATATATATAAAAATGTTATAGAATTAATCGGAAAAACACCGCTTGTAGAAGTTGAAAATGTAGAAAAAAGATTTAAACTACAGGCAAGATTATTAGTAAAACTAGATGGATATAATCCAGCAGGAAGCGCAAAAGACCGTATCGCATATCAGATGATCGTTGATGCAGAAGAAACAGGAAAATTAAAAGAAGGGTCTGTTATTATAGAACCAACATCAGGAAATACAGGGATAGGACTTGCAGCGATCGGTGCATCCAAAGGATACAGGGTAATCCTCACAATGCCAGAGACAATGAGTGTTGAACGAAGAAATCTATTAAAAGCTTATGGAGCGGAAATTGTATTAACAGATGGTTCACAAGGTATGAAAGGAGCAATCACAAAAGCTGAAGAACTTGCTGAAGAAATCGAAGATGCATTTATCGCAGGACAGTTTGTTAATCCATCCAATCCGAAAGTTCACAGACTGACAACAGGGCCAGAGATTTGGAAAGACACGGACGGAGAAGTAGATATTTTTATTGCAGGAGTTGGAACAGGAGGAACTGTTACAGGAGTTGGAGAATATTTAAAATCCAAGAAAGAAGATGTGAAAGTGATCGCTGTTGAACCAGCAACATCTCCAATGCTTTCAAAAGGTCAGGCAGGACCACATAAGATTCAAGGAATCGGAGCCGGATTTGTGCCTGAAGTGTTAAATACAGAAATTTATGATGAGATCATTCGAGTGGAGAATGAGGACGCTTTTGATTATGGAAAAGTGATCGCAATAGAAGAAGGAATCTTAGTTGGAATTTCATCAGGTGCTGCATTATATGCGGCGATTCAGGTGGCAAAACGTAAGGAAAATAAAGGGAAGACAATTGTAGCATTTTTGCCAGATAATGGAGATCGATATTTGTCAACACCATTGTTTTCATAA